One genomic region from Sphingobacterium multivorum encodes:
- a CDS encoding phosphotransferase enzyme family protein: MSDFNQLVVESAAKQFTLEGDIISVQPFGSGHINDTYRVVTTVDSGISHLLQRINHHVFPNVDGLMHNIEIVTKHLSKKVKVAEGKRISDHVLTIVPTKAGELYIKDSQDNYWRMFILIEDTKSYDIVETEVQAAEGGRAFGLFQKQLSDLDASLIVEVLPNFHNIEFRLENLRKAIAKDVCQRVVSVKDKLDFIFSREGRMKTILELGSKGDLPLRITHNDTKFNNVLLDSHDKMQCVIDLDTVMPGYVAYDFGDAIRTIINPVAEDEKDVSKILLNLALYKAYAEGYLEEANDFLTTLEKETLVDGAFLLPYMQGVRFLTDYLEGDHYYKTKYEDHNLVRTNTQLKLVEEMEKNEAFMRKVVFDCI; encoded by the coding sequence ATGTCTGATTTTAACCAATTAGTAGTAGAGAGCGCAGCAAAACAATTCACATTAGAAGGAGATATCATTTCAGTGCAACCGTTTGGTTCTGGTCATATCAATGATACCTATCGTGTAGTTACTACTGTAGATAGCGGTATATCGCATTTATTACAACGTATTAATCACCATGTTTTTCCGAACGTGGATGGATTAATGCATAATATTGAGATTGTCACCAAGCATCTTAGTAAGAAAGTTAAAGTCGCTGAAGGAAAAAGAATCAGCGATCATGTATTGACAATTGTTCCTACAAAAGCTGGGGAATTATATATAAAAGATAGTCAGGATAATTATTGGCGCATGTTTATCCTCATAGAGGATACGAAAAGCTACGATATTGTAGAGACAGAAGTCCAAGCAGCCGAGGGTGGCCGTGCTTTTGGATTGTTTCAAAAACAGCTGTCGGATTTAGATGCTTCGTTGATCGTTGAAGTACTTCCCAACTTTCATAATATAGAGTTTAGACTTGAAAATCTTCGAAAGGCAATCGCTAAAGATGTGTGCCAACGCGTAGTGTCCGTAAAGGACAAATTGGATTTTATCTTTAGTCGTGAAGGTCGAATGAAAACCATTCTTGAACTTGGTAGTAAGGGCGACCTACCGCTGCGTATTACCCATAATGATACCAAGTTTAATAATGTACTCTTAGACAGCCACGATAAGATGCAATGTGTGATCGACCTAGATACAGTCATGCCCGGTTATGTCGCATACGACTTTGGGGATGCGATTCGGACGATTATTAACCCCGTTGCCGAAGATGAAAAGGATGTTTCGAAAATTCTGTTAAATCTTGCTTTATATAAGGCCTATGCCGAGGGTTATTTGGAAGAAGCTAACGACTTCTTGACAACTTTGGAGAAAGAGACATTGGTAGATGGGGCCTTCTTATTGCCCTATATGCAAGGAGTACGTTTCTTAACGGACTATTTGGAAGGAGATCATTACTACAAGACTAAATATGAAGACCATAATCTGGTGCGTACAAACACGCAATTGAAATTGGTTGAAGAGATGGAAAAGAATGAAGCATTTATGCGGAAGGTAGTTTTTGATTGCATTTAA
- a CDS encoding Gfo/Idh/MocA family protein, which yields MDRRNFIKSTAITTAGIGVLSSTELFAQTNGKIKIGFIGVGLRGRNHVQIALNRDDLEIVAVCDTQEESLAQCRKQFNAKGTKLPKEYTGGVDAYKKMLSNEKLDAVIIATPWQFHKNQAIDAMKAGLYVGCEVIAGLTLQDHWDIVKVSEETGKPYMTLENVAFRRDVLAVLNMHRQGLFGELLHLEGGYQHDLREVLFNDGKAYYGHGVEYGPKAISEAQWRTQFNIDQDGDLYPTHGLGPIMQFADINKGNRFTHITSYSSKARGLAAYVNKVSPGHPNGKINYKNGDITQTMLQCANGETMLLTHDTHLPRPYSIGFRVQGTDGIWMDVAKGIHIEGKSKPHTWDSADEWVKKYDHPIWQKYEAVANGSGHGGMDWFVFNAFIQAVKQKVQTPIDVYDSVTMSAVFPLSTESIAKGNKTLEFPDFTKGKWKTKKNTFMLDDSGM from the coding sequence ATGGATAGAAGAAATTTCATAAAATCGACTGCCATCACTACAGCTGGAATCGGTGTCCTTTCAAGTACAGAATTATTTGCCCAAACAAATGGCAAGATAAAAATCGGTTTTATTGGTGTGGGTCTTAGAGGACGTAATCACGTTCAAATTGCCCTAAACAGAGATGATTTAGAAATTGTGGCTGTCTGTGACACCCAAGAAGAATCTCTAGCACAATGCCGCAAACAATTCAACGCAAAAGGCACCAAACTTCCAAAAGAATATACTGGTGGCGTTGATGCTTACAAAAAGATGTTAAGCAATGAAAAATTAGATGCTGTCATTATTGCAACACCTTGGCAATTCCACAAAAACCAAGCTATTGACGCAATGAAAGCTGGACTATACGTAGGTTGCGAGGTTATAGCAGGTCTAACGCTACAAGATCACTGGGATATTGTGAAAGTATCCGAAGAAACCGGAAAGCCTTACATGACCCTAGAAAATGTGGCATTCCGTCGTGACGTACTTGCTGTATTGAATATGCACAGACAAGGACTATTTGGTGAATTGTTGCACCTGGAAGGCGGTTATCAACACGATTTACGCGAAGTATTATTCAATGACGGAAAAGCGTATTATGGCCATGGCGTTGAATATGGCCCGAAAGCGATTTCTGAGGCACAATGGCGTACACAGTTCAATATCGATCAAGATGGTGATCTATATCCTACCCACGGTTTAGGTCCAATTATGCAATTTGCAGATATCAACAAGGGCAACAGATTCACCCATATCACTTCGTACTCAAGTAAAGCCCGTGGATTGGCAGCCTATGTCAATAAAGTTTCCCCAGGACACCCCAACGGTAAGATCAATTACAAAAATGGTGATATCACACAAACGATGTTACAATGTGCAAATGGAGAAACCATGTTATTAACGCATGATACACACTTGCCAAGACCTTACTCTATCGGCTTCCGCGTACAAGGAACAGATGGTATTTGGATGGATGTTGCAAAAGGTATTCACATCGAGGGTAAATCCAAACCACACACGTGGGATTCTGCAGATGAATGGGTAAAGAAATACGATCACCCAATCTGGCAAAAATATGAAGCGGTAGCAAACGGTTCTGGTCATGGTGGCATGGACTGGTTTGTATTCAATGCGTTCATTCAGGCGGTAAAACAAAAGGTACAGACGCCAATTGACGTATATGATTCAGTAACCATGAGTGCTGTATTCCCATTATCTACCGAGTCTATTGCAAAAGGAAATAAAACGTTGGAATTCCCTGATTTCACAAAAGGAAAATGGAAAACCAAGAAAAATACTTTTATGCTAGATGACAGTGGAATGTAA
- a CDS encoding hemolysin family protein, whose product MLTEAIIILVLIILNGILSASEISIVSSRKARLQAESDKNNAAAKIALNLKESPNNFLSTVQIGITLIGILTGFFSGGSISTYLVGIFNKSSIIAPYSEQLAVIIVVFIITYFSLVLGELVPKRIGMAIPEKYAMLIAYPMNLLSKIVRPFVWLLSMSTEFIVKILNIKSSGNSVTEEEIKALVDEGVDSGVIEGIEHDIVDRLLSLGDKKAVNLMTHRKNIVFLDLEDSFEENRKIILDNDHSIYPVCEGGLDNIKGVVHVKSLLRQCLQNEPFDLRMLMLPIKFVNEFSSSYSIMNTLRTSSIHQAVVIDEYGSPQGIITLRDIVGDLVGNITESDLSARPTIRQLENGDYVVDGQYQIEDLLDEFEIGLSEEDEDGINNVTTVGGLVFLRLDHVPEEGERVRFKNLVFEVLDMDGHRIDKLLLKVEE is encoded by the coding sequence ATGCTTACCGAAGCAATTATTATTTTAGTCCTGATTATTCTAAACGGAATACTATCGGCATCAGAAATATCCATCGTATCCAGCAGAAAGGCAAGGCTACAGGCTGAAAGCGATAAAAACAATGCTGCAGCCAAAATAGCGCTAAACCTAAAAGAATCGCCCAACAACTTTCTATCCACTGTACAAATAGGCATTACCCTTATCGGCATTCTAACCGGTTTTTTTTCTGGTGGTAGTATTTCCACATATCTAGTCGGCATATTTAATAAGTCCAGTATTATAGCCCCCTATAGCGAACAGCTCGCTGTAATCATTGTCGTCTTTATCATCACCTACTTTTCGTTGGTGCTTGGTGAATTAGTCCCCAAACGTATCGGTATGGCTATTCCGGAGAAGTATGCCATGCTAATCGCTTACCCGATGAACCTGCTCAGCAAAATCGTACGACCATTTGTATGGCTACTCAGTATGTCGACAGAGTTTATTGTCAAAATACTCAATATCAAGAGTAGCGGCAATAGTGTCACGGAAGAAGAAATTAAGGCGCTAGTAGACGAAGGTGTCGACAGTGGTGTCATCGAAGGTATTGAGCACGATATCGTCGACCGTCTATTGAGTTTAGGGGACAAAAAGGCGGTCAACCTAATGACTCACCGCAAAAACATTGTTTTTTTGGATCTGGAAGATTCTTTTGAAGAAAACAGAAAGATCATACTGGACAACGATCATTCCATCTACCCGGTCTGTGAAGGTGGACTCGACAATATTAAAGGTGTTGTTCATGTAAAGTCCTTACTACGACAATGCCTCCAAAACGAACCATTTGATCTAAGAATGCTTATGTTACCCATCAAATTTGTGAACGAATTTAGCTCATCTTATAGCATCATGAATACCCTGCGCACCTCCAGTATACATCAGGCGGTTGTCATTGATGAATATGGTTCGCCACAGGGAATCATTACGTTACGGGATATCGTTGGCGATTTGGTAGGGAACATCACCGAAAGCGACCTAAGTGCCCGACCGACAATACGTCAATTGGAAAACGGCGATTATGTTGTCGACGGACAATATCAGATCGAGGACCTTTTGGATGAATTTGAAATCGGTCTTTCTGAGGAAGACGAAGATGGGATCAACAATGTAACTACCGTAGGAGGCCTAGTGTTCCTAAGATTAGATCACGTGCCCGAAGAAGGCGAACGTGTCCGATTTAAAAATCTGGTTTTCGAAGTGCTTGATATGGATGGGCACCGCATCGATAAACTACTTTTGAAAGTGGAGGAATAA
- a CDS encoding peptide MFS transporter: MNQEKDQVLVAHLAKQGIDDKMVNGHPAGLFVLFFTEMWERFSYYGMRALLTLFLISSIADGGWEWSNERAMKLYGLYTGFVYLTPLIGGMIADKLTGFKKAILIGALVMTLGHLSMAFEGVNSNFFYLGLVLMILGNGMFKPNISSMVGNLYPDQSPKKDAGYTIFYMGINAGSFLGMLLCGYIGEKIGWHYGFGLAGVFMFFGMLQFYFGQKIFGIIGDSPKALQAYHEKKIKNHEEEEEVIPAHVVRDRLIVVTIFMLASVVFFLSFEQAGGSMSIFAKDYTQRVLSGSSAVTFKWIDTILTIVPIVIVTIVLTALARKIYKQYPLTILFTGISFGIIWCLGLWKVFREIGITGSEVGASWFQILNAFFIISLASSFSKFWEKIWNPSGPVKFALGLILVGIGFAALAYGASEIPQGAKTASVSMIWLVIAYFFHSAGELCLSPVGLSYVSKLSPKKFLGLLFGCWFCASAIANFIGGFLGSYIDRITEEHSMSYFFMIFAIVPGVTALLLIIFNPLLKKMMHGIN, from the coding sequence ATGAATCAAGAAAAAGATCAAGTTCTTGTAGCGCATCTTGCTAAGCAGGGGATCGATGACAAGATGGTAAATGGACATCCTGCCGGATTATTTGTCCTATTCTTTACAGAGATGTGGGAGCGGTTTAGCTATTACGGTATGCGGGCATTGTTGACCTTATTTTTAATAAGTTCCATTGCTGATGGAGGATGGGAATGGAGTAATGAACGGGCCATGAAACTTTACGGTTTGTATACTGGTTTCGTCTATTTGACACCATTGATCGGTGGAATGATAGCGGATAAGCTAACCGGTTTTAAAAAGGCAATTTTGATCGGTGCTTTGGTCATGACCTTGGGGCATTTGTCTATGGCATTTGAGGGCGTAAATTCAAATTTCTTTTATCTTGGTCTTGTCTTAATGATCCTAGGAAACGGGATGTTTAAACCTAATATTTCTTCCATGGTGGGAAATCTCTACCCAGATCAAAGTCCTAAAAAGGACGCTGGTTATACCATATTTTATATGGGAATCAATGCCGGATCATTTTTAGGAATGCTATTATGTGGTTACATTGGTGAGAAGATCGGTTGGCATTATGGATTCGGACTCGCTGGAGTGTTTATGTTCTTTGGTATGTTGCAATTCTATTTTGGACAAAAGATATTTGGTATCATCGGAGATTCTCCTAAAGCACTTCAGGCTTACCATGAAAAAAAGATCAAGAATCACGAAGAAGAGGAAGAGGTCATTCCAGCACATGTTGTCCGAGATAGATTGATCGTCGTCACCATATTCATGTTGGCTAGTGTAGTTTTCTTTCTGTCTTTTGAACAAGCAGGCGGATCCATGTCAATATTCGCAAAGGATTATACACAGAGGGTTCTGTCTGGAAGTTCGGCTGTGACATTTAAATGGATTGATACTATTTTGACCATTGTGCCAATTGTCATTGTGACGATCGTTTTAACGGCATTGGCTAGAAAGATATATAAACAATATCCGTTAACAATCTTATTTACTGGTATTTCGTTTGGTATAATTTGGTGTTTGGGACTTTGGAAAGTCTTTAGAGAAATAGGAATAACTGGATCAGAAGTCGGCGCTTCATGGTTTCAGATTTTGAATGCATTTTTTATCATTTCACTGGCATCGTCATTTAGTAAATTCTGGGAAAAAATATGGAATCCATCTGGTCCTGTTAAGTTTGCATTGGGCTTAATATTAGTGGGTATCGGATTTGCGGCACTGGCTTATGGGGCAAGCGAGATTCCTCAAGGTGCCAAGACAGCCTCGGTCAGTATGATTTGGCTTGTAATCGCCTATTTTTTCCATTCCGCAGGAGAGCTTTGTTTGTCTCCTGTTGGTTTGTCTTATGTCAGTAAGCTTTCTCCAAAGAAATTTTTGGGACTTCTTTTCGGTTGTTGGTTCTGTGCTTCGGCTATTGCCAATTTTATCGGTGGATTTTTAGGGTCATACATTGATCGCATTACAGAAGAACATTCGATGTCTTACTTCTTTATGATATTTGCAATAGTTCCGGGAGTTACTGCATTGTTGTTGATCATCTTTAACCCCTTATTGAAAAAAATGATGCACGGCATCAACTAA
- a CDS encoding peptide MFS transporter yields MNFEKNAVLETHLQKVGAEHVLVQGHPAGLFVLFFTEMWERFSYYGMRALLVNFLVSTIAQQGWGWTNSESMKLYGLYTGMVFLTPLFGGIIADRLTGYKKSIMVGAIIMTLGHIAMALEGFNKSFFLVGLVLIVLGNGLFKPNISSMVGKLYPDKGGKKDAGYTIFYMGINGGAFLGMMLCGYIGEKIGWHYGFGLAGIFMFLGMLQFYFAQPIFGKIGNTPEKQEELTDIAAGQEENPQHIVRDRLLVIAIFMLSSIVFHLAFEQAGGSMTIFAKNYTQRVLSGDVAVLFKWFDATLTVLPIVVITGVLFVLAKKIIRKYPMIILFSSISFVIIWSLCLWKVYREYYGMNSEVTVSWFPMLNSFFIITLATSFSKIWEKVWNPSGPIKFAMGLTLVGVGFAALSIGSSEIPTGARTASVSMIWLVLAYFFHTVGELCIGPVGLSYVSKLSPKKFLGLLFGFWFCANAIANFIGGFIGSYIDKITESHSMSYFFAVFTVIPMVAAVFLILGNKKIKKMMHGID; encoded by the coding sequence ATGAATTTTGAAAAAAATGCTGTTCTTGAAACCCATTTGCAAAAAGTAGGGGCGGAACATGTATTGGTACAAGGGCATCCAGCCGGCTTGTTCGTATTATTCTTCACAGAGATGTGGGAGCGTTTTAGCTATTATGGTATGCGGGCGCTGTTGGTGAATTTTCTAGTTTCTACCATCGCCCAACAAGGATGGGGCTGGACCAACTCCGAATCTATGAAGCTTTACGGTTTGTACACCGGGATGGTATTTTTAACGCCCTTGTTCGGCGGGATTATAGCCGACCGTCTTACAGGATATAAAAAATCCATTATGGTGGGGGCTATAATTATGACTCTTGGGCATATCGCTATGGCTTTAGAGGGATTTAATAAAAGCTTTTTTTTGGTAGGGTTGGTGCTGATTGTTTTGGGAAATGGTCTGTTCAAACCCAATATTTCTTCGATGGTAGGAAAATTATATCCAGATAAAGGCGGTAAAAAGGATGCGGGGTATACCATTTTTTATATGGGTATCAATGGAGGGGCATTTTTGGGTATGATGCTATGCGGCTATATTGGTGAGAAGATCGGCTGGCATTATGGTTTTGGGCTTGCCGGAATATTTATGTTTTTGGGAATGTTGCAATTTTATTTTGCGCAGCCCATCTTCGGAAAGATTGGAAATACACCCGAGAAACAAGAAGAGCTAACCGATATTGCAGCGGGTCAAGAAGAAAATCCGCAACATATTGTGCGTGATCGATTGCTTGTAATAGCCATTTTTATGTTGTCAAGTATTGTCTTCCATTTAGCTTTTGAACAAGCGGGTGGCTCGATGACGATCTTTGCAAAAAATTATACACAGCGGGTATTGAGTGGTGACGTGGCGGTTTTATTTAAATGGTTCGACGCTACATTGACGGTTTTGCCGATTGTGGTAATTACTGGGGTACTGTTTGTTTTAGCGAAGAAAATCATACGCAAATACCCGATGATTATACTTTTTTCGAGCATTTCTTTTGTGATCATCTGGTCCTTGTGTCTTTGGAAGGTTTATCGGGAGTATTATGGTATGAATTCGGAAGTTACTGTATCCTGGTTTCCGATGTTAAATTCTTTCTTTATCATTACGCTGGCTACATCATTTAGTAAGATCTGGGAGAAAGTATGGAATCCTTCTGGTCCAATTAAGTTTGCAATGGGACTGACATTGGTTGGAGTTGGTTTTGCAGCACTATCTATTGGAAGCTCCGAGATTCCTACCGGTGCAAGGACGGCCTCTGTTAGTATGATATGGCTGGTATTGGCATACTTTTTTCATACAGTGGGCGAATTGTGTATTGGTCCGGTTGGACTTTCTTATGTCAGTAAACTATCGCCCAAAAAATTCCTGGGGTTATTGTTTGGTTTTTGGTTTTGTGCCAATGCCATAGCTAATTTTATAGGGGGCTTTATTGGGTCGTATATTGATAAGATTACTGAATCTCATTCGATGTCTTACTTCTTTGCTGTATTTACAGTGATCCCTATGGTGGCTGCTGTATTTCTTATTCTAGGCAACAAAAAAATAAAAAAGATGATGCATGGAATTGATTAA
- a CDS encoding TIM barrel protein: MNSRRDFLKNLALASAGIALAPSLESFAAAKKDWFDISLAEWSLHKSLFKGDLNNLDFPVLAAKKYGIYGVEYVNQFFKDKANDNNYLTELNMRAKDNGVRNVLIMIDGEGNLGDEDETKRKQAVQNHYKWISAANFLGCHAIRVNAAGKGTPEEVSKRVVESLTTLSDIGKKAGISIIVENHGGISSHGDWLANTLKAVGSKYCGSLPDLGNFYEYDRYQGVTDLMPYAHGVSAKTHDFDANGNETQIDYERMLKIVKKAKFKGYVGIEYEGSKLSEEEGIFATKKLLERLRPLI; the protein is encoded by the coding sequence ATGAATTCAAGAAGAGATTTTCTTAAAAACCTTGCGCTAGCATCTGCTGGTATCGCATTAGCTCCCTCATTGGAGAGTTTTGCGGCAGCAAAGAAAGATTGGTTTGACATTTCCTTGGCTGAATGGTCATTGCATAAATCCTTGTTTAAGGGAGATTTGAACAATTTGGATTTTCCGGTATTGGCTGCCAAAAAATACGGTATCTATGGGGTAGAATATGTGAATCAGTTTTTTAAAGATAAGGCTAATGATAATAATTACCTTACTGAGCTAAATATGCGCGCGAAAGATAATGGTGTACGTAATGTACTTATTATGATTGATGGTGAAGGAAATCTCGGTGACGAAGATGAAACAAAGAGAAAACAAGCTGTGCAAAACCATTATAAGTGGATTTCTGCAGCTAATTTCTTAGGTTGTCATGCCATTCGTGTCAATGCGGCTGGAAAAGGAACGCCTGAGGAAGTGAGTAAGCGTGTTGTTGAAAGTTTAACAACACTATCTGATATCGGTAAAAAAGCGGGCATTAGCATTATTGTAGAAAACCATGGTGGTATCTCTTCGCATGGTGACTGGTTGGCCAATACATTAAAAGCAGTGGGTAGTAAATATTGTGGAAGTTTACCCGATCTTGGTAATTTCTATGAGTATGATCGTTACCAAGGTGTAACGGATTTAATGCCTTATGCGCATGGTGTGAGTGCCAAAACACATGATTTTGATGCCAATGGTAATGAAACGCAAATTGACTATGAGCGTATGTTGAAGATTGTTAAAAAGGCAAAATTCAAAGGTTATGTGGGGATTGAATATGAGGGAAGTAAGTTGAGTGAGGAAGAGGGTATTTTTGCTACTAAAAAATTATTGGAACGTTTGCGTCCTTTGATTTAA
- a CDS encoding (Fe-S)-binding protein produces the protein MKVELFVPCFIDQLYPETAFNTVRLLEKVGCEVVYNPEQTCCGQPAYNAGFWDDAKQVGRKFLGDFSGDHVIISPSASCTGMVRHAYNDLFANSADSHQCHKIQQQVMEISDFLVNVLKKEYFGAELEGVAVYHDSCSALRECKIKEEPRKLLSKVLGLEMVEVKDSETCCGFGGSFAVKFEGISAAMAEQKVRNALDLNADYIISTDSSCLLQLQSYIDKHKLPIQTMHLVDVLTTGWGNI, from the coding sequence ATGAAAGTAGAACTTTTTGTTCCTTGTTTTATAGATCAGCTTTACCCTGAAACCGCTTTTAATACGGTTCGTTTATTAGAAAAAGTCGGTTGCGAGGTCGTCTATAATCCTGAGCAGACATGCTGTGGCCAGCCGGCCTATAATGCTGGATTTTGGGATGATGCGAAACAGGTCGGACGGAAGTTTTTAGGTGACTTCTCGGGAGATCATGTGATTATTTCTCCTTCGGCGTCCTGTACTGGTATGGTACGACATGCTTATAATGATTTATTCGCAAATTCGGCAGATTCCCATCAATGTCATAAAATACAACAACAGGTGATGGAAATCTCTGATTTTTTAGTAAACGTGCTAAAAAAAGAGTATTTTGGAGCTGAATTGGAGGGTGTTGCGGTGTACCATGATTCTTGCTCGGCTTTGCGAGAGTGCAAAATTAAAGAGGAACCACGGAAATTATTGAGTAAGGTCTTAGGTTTGGAGATGGTGGAGGTGAAAGATAGCGAGACATGTTGTGGGTTTGGGGGAAGTTTTGCCGTTAAATTCGAAGGAATATCCGCAGCAATGGCTGAGCAAAAAGTGCGCAATGCACTTGATCTGAATGCGGATTATATTATTTCCACTGATTCATCTTGTTTGCTACAGCTTCAATCTTATATCGATAAACATAAATTACCCATTCAGACGATGCACCTCGTTGATGTGTTGACCACTGGCTGGGGAAATATTTAA
- a CDS encoding MFS transporter, translating to MEAIVKNNKKLIRSWAMFDWANSAYNLVITSTIFPVYYTAITTTKEHGDVVRFFGIEVVNTALSNFSLAFAYLLMSFSLPFISSYADAKGKKKQIMKFFTYVGAVACMCLFFFKLETLEIGIICFVLAAMGYIGGVLFNNSYLPLLATVDQQDKVSAQGFAYGYIGCVTLQILCFIVVLKPEWFGITDASLPARISFLMVGLWWLGFSMIPFKYLPKIDATENNTGKSFVQNVRDEFGHVIQKIKGIPEIKQFLPAFFFYAIGVQTLMIVASSFGEKILHLGAERLIATILLIQLVAILGAFLMSYLSTLFGNIKVLIVVVMIWIGICIAAFYLSTPLQFYIIAALVGLVMGGIQSLSRSTYSKLIPTDIKDTTAFFSFYDVTEKVAIVIGLFSFGFIEQVTHNIRYSALVLSLFFVIGLLLLVRILVSNKS from the coding sequence ATGGAAGCAATTGTAAAAAACAATAAAAAATTGATTCGTTCTTGGGCCATGTTCGATTGGGCCAATTCTGCTTACAACCTTGTTATTACTTCCACGATATTCCCTGTTTATTATACCGCAATTACGACGACAAAAGAGCATGGTGATGTTGTTCGTTTCTTTGGGATTGAAGTCGTCAATACCGCACTTTCCAATTTTTCTTTGGCCTTTGCCTATTTGCTGATGTCTTTTTCTTTGCCCTTTATTTCTTCCTACGCTGATGCAAAGGGGAAAAAGAAACAGATTATGAAATTTTTCACCTATGTTGGAGCGGTTGCATGTATGTGCTTATTTTTCTTCAAGCTTGAAACGTTGGAAATTGGCATCATTTGTTTTGTGCTTGCAGCGATGGGGTATATTGGCGGTGTTTTGTTTAACAATTCTTATTTACCGCTTTTGGCGACTGTCGATCAACAAGATAAAGTGAGTGCGCAAGGTTTTGCTTATGGATATATTGGCTGTGTCACTTTACAGATTCTTTGTTTTATAGTGGTGCTTAAACCTGAATGGTTTGGTATTACAGATGCTTCACTACCGGCTCGTATATCGTTTCTAATGGTCGGATTGTGGTGGCTTGGGTTTTCAATGATCCCTTTTAAATACCTGCCTAAAATTGATGCGACCGAGAATAACACCGGTAAGAGTTTTGTACAGAATGTACGGGATGAATTCGGCCATGTTATCCAAAAGATCAAAGGTATTCCAGAAATAAAACAGTTTTTGCCGGCTTTTTTCTTTTATGCAATTGGTGTTCAGACCTTGATGATTGTAGCCTCTTCTTTTGGGGAGAAAATTTTGCATTTAGGCGCAGAAAGGTTGATTGCAACAATTCTTCTCATCCAGCTCGTGGCTATCTTAGGTGCATTTTTAATGTCTTATTTATCTACGCTTTTTGGAAATATTAAGGTGTTGATCGTTGTGGTGATGATCTGGATCGGCATCTGTATTGCAGCATTTTATTTATCTACTCCACTTCAGTTTTATATAATTGCTGCACTGGTCGGTTTAGTGATGGGCGGGATTCAGTCCTTATCACGTTCAACCTATTCTAAGTTAATTCCGACGGATATTAAAGATACGACGGCTTTCTTCTCTTTTTATGACGTTACAGAAAAAGTTGCTATTGTCATTGGATTATTCTCATTCGGGTTTATAGAACAGGTAACACATAATATTCGATATTCGGCATTGGTTCTTTCTTTATTTTTTGTAATTGGATTGTTACTTTTGGTCCGGATATTAGTATCCAATAAATCTTAA